Genomic DNA from Anoplopoma fimbria isolate UVic2021 breed Golden Eagle Sablefish chromosome 22, Afim_UVic_2022, whole genome shotgun sequence:
AAACCCAGAGTCAAATGAAATAATCTAGAATTCATATTCTTGCAAGAGAACCAAGAAGGGTTGTTGGataattatattattgataAATGACTTTCACTAGAATTATAATCCCAAAACTATGATTATATTGTCTTATTCTTGaatccaaaaacaaagaaaatatgtttttttaatataacttATTTGCATTGTTCGTTGGCTTGCATACActttgtgtattgttttgcaaagaaatattttgacattattGTTGTACATTAGCACATTTAACAACAATTACTCGATTGTAGCTTCGctaagttaaaagttaaaatgcaTGTCCAAAATCTCCAGAACACGAAGCCACAATGTCTCGTTATTTGTCGCCCAAACTGTGATTCTTTCTAAACATGCAAACTCATAAATTAAATCCTAAAACAAGGCATATAGCTGCAGTTTGGTGTTACACTTTCTAAAAATTGACTAAAGAAAATTAAAGTGCagtaaggaaaaaaacattttgaccgTCCATTCAAACAGCCAGGGGCGTGCACGACATTTTGGAGGGTTATTGCTCTAAGTCGAAGAAAAAAAGCCCTAATTCAGTtaatttctatataaaaaaagcttttattcctCTCAGGGGAACAATAAGTCGCTTGGCatactaaataaaaaaggactGGAAATAgtcaacataataaaaacagcatAATGAGTAAAGTGCAAGGACTGAAAGCAGCAGATAAAGGGAAAAAGTAATGAGAGGTCATCCCATTCGTTGTACAATTCAccacaatacaaaaatatgttttattatgaacAACGTGTCTGCTTTACACCAGACTCCATGGCAGTTTCCCCTCTTTTGGCCTCAGTTGAAGTGAGGCAGCACCTGCTTGTAAAGAAGCCTGTCTTGTTTTCTTCTAACCTCTCTCGCCATCTGGCAGTCTGCTGGTCGTCTGTTACATCAGAGGCAAATCAGTGAAGGAGGCTCTTGTTTTATGGATGAGAAGACTGTGTGGGTGGCGGGCCAGAGGCATTCAGGTGACTtgttagagagagggagaaagtcaggttgtgtatgtatgtgtgtctatacCCTGTTTATCAttgatgtcacacacacacacacacactcattagcAGGGAAATCAATGGAGGAGGACGGCAGAGAGAACAGTTAGTGAGGTCTTGATGACtcagtgttgctgtgtgttCGGTTTAATGCTTCTTAAAGGCCCTGTAAATATCCACGCAGGTGTTTTAATTCATTCTGGCCAATTAGACCTCGTCACAAGTTTGATTTGTGTATTTGGAGCTCGGTTGGTAGTTTGCTGAGGTCAccaaatgtaatgaaaatggCTGCAAGGACAGTGGATCCAGCTGAAATGGAGACATTGCACTATAAACATGTCTTTGTGTGCAGCCATCTTTGCAGAGGGAGTATAGTGCATTTACTTTGTTTGGATCATAATGAGTCGTGTTTTCTGGTGtgtgctttttatattttgtttagtGACATTGACTTGGCGTGAGAGCAATATGacatcaaaaaaaatatatggctTCAACACGGTGTTGATGGTTGCTTtcctcccacaatgcaatgcacaaaagaaaacttACAAGTAGCTCGCAGCTGGAATAAAAAACGTATCTAAtgcatttttgtaaaaagaTTCAGCTGTCTTTGTGTTAAGTTTTACTGGCAATGTGACTCATTTCCTGTTATAAAACGGTTAGTGTGTTGATTTCTTATTGTGAAAGCAACAAACAATCTACTATAAAGATTAATATAAAGCGTACTGTATGGAATTCTGTTTCTGTTGAACCTCAAACCCCAAAGGAAACATTATTCAACACCTGCTGGTTGCAGATGCATAACATGAGCTGTCAATCAAGCCTGGTCTGACCACGCCCACATAGTCAATCAGCCAAAGaagaaaacacctgtgtgtcaGGTTAATGTCATTGTTTGGCCTCAGAGGTCTTTAGAATGCCTCCATCCTCTGATCTGGATGAGGACTGGAGGAGAAAGCttcagagctgcagaggaggattACATGTGCTGTATGTGCTGAACTCATTCACAGAGTCTCCCCAGCAGGCTGTTGAGTTGTGTTGAAACTCTAAACTGTGACCTTTAGTTTGTTGTGATTGCAGAGGAACACTTTGCTGCCATCTTGTGgcagtttttttaaaggcacatGCCTCTGATGATGCTTGGCTTAGCtgcattatttgatttttttgcgTTTACCCTTTTCATAATCATGCAGATTTAATCCCCATCCTTTCTTTGTtgagatgttgttttttgttgttgcatgcAACCATGCCTTGTAGCTGGTCCAAACAGCATATTCAAGTTAATGTTTTCcccaaaacagtttttaaatgatatttgcAGAACaattaatgacaaataaaacccCTCCATGCCCTGTTATTCTCTCCGAAATGTGCAGAGGGCATACAAACACCTATGGAAATACCCAGTATCTGTAAGAGCATAGCTCATATTCATggaccattttttattttttattttttacaaaattaccTTTACAagccctttttaaaaacacgtcaagtattaaatgcattttaaagaaacaaaggtgtACTATcttgtaaactatttgatttggcttcAAAATATTAACTTTAATGTAGACtgttaagacctcctgtttctaaagcatgtAAAAGTGAATCAGCTTTccttctatatatatatatatatatatatataatgtttatagtgttttatcAGTGAGTTATTTATGACACACGTTCAACTGAATGTGGTGCATTTTTAACTCTTTCATTAATATTTGATAACTTTGTTAATTTTCTGCTCCAACATTTTTTACCTGTAGTTGCAGTTTAGAGTTTTAtgtaattaatgacaaaatggaATTCTGAATTccactgaaaatgtattaataatagatgatttaattaaaatgtattcgACCTGAATGCCTTTCTCTTTTGGAAGTACAGAATGTTCTAGGAACATAACTCTGCTCTGCATATTAGCTTTCTGAAAGATAGTGACAGGTTGTTTGTCACAAACCTGTTTTAAAGCATCTGATAATTCCAGGACAGAATGCTGAGGAACCTGCTCAAAAGAAATCAGGTTTTATTCAAATCAGCATGTCTCTTATATGTGTGAATACCTCAATAAAGCATCATATCCAATAACCACCTCATAGGGAACTTGAGACAATAGTTACATTTAATGGGAGGCTTCCTGTTTGATGGAGTGAGAGAAGACTTCTCTCAGAGAAACATTTGCATATAAGGGAGGAATCTTTGGCACGCTAACTTCACCCATACGTGCACCCGAAACCCCCTCAGGATGAAAAGCtgctcttttttattattattatataagaaTCTAGTCAAGGAAGATTTCTGTAGCTTTTGATTGACATTTGAAAATGGAAAGACAACATGGAAGTTTGAATTTAacagattatttattaaaaaaagatgaattaacATGAATTTCTTTACGTTGAACTTTTTAGAGCGATTACCTGCTCTCTTCTCAGTGCTAAAGTGTCTTTGTAGGTACACAGAATGTGATTAAAGGGTATTGTAAGAgtcattttgtcattgttttgtcttgtaAACCTCCCACCACTTGGGGGCGTAGTTCTGCTCTCAATTAGGCCAGAGGTCAATCTAATCAGTGAGGTCACCTGAGGCAGGTGCTGCTGAAAGGGGAAGGCAGATCCTGAAGGAGGATGAACAGTGTGATTTCTTTTCACTGTGATTTAGCAAAGAAACTTCTGACACAGAAGCTGGCTGTGCTCTGTATGTTTTATGAAACCCTGTGTTTGTaagtaatacatttatattggaAGCTGAACATTTCTTCAGTTGTTGGCACGCGTCTGAACAAACCAATCAGCAGCCCTAGTGTCCTTCATTGAGGACAACGGGACGTCAGAACACCTGAATGCCGGCCAACACCAAGGTATGTGCAGCACTGCCTCCAACAAAGGACTGCACactgtttgaaatgtttgaaatgtgtgcacacatgacTTTGCACATAAAATCCATCGGTGGTGACTGTATGAACGAACTGAGCGCATATTTGAATATGCCTAACTGACTATGAAAAAAGGACTTCCGATGCTGAACTCTTACATTTGGCTTGGAATAGAGGTAgagattacatttgaaaatactCCAGTAAAGTGCAATAACCTCAAAACTGCACTCCGttcttaaaaaactaaaatataatcTACAATTGTTTCTAATAATTTATCTTGTGGAGCAAAAAAATAGAGCCGAgctaaaaccaacaaaacatccATATTCTTCACCAAATCTGAAGATTGTGTAAACTTTATTGTAATTGGTGGGGGTGGACGGTTTAACTTCAGATGCATGTTGACAAAGACATATAAAAGAAGGATAAAACGAACATGATTCAATCCAGTTGAATAGCAGATTGTTTTTCAAGTAAAAAATCCCCCTATTTTAACGGTTTCACAAGTTTTCATTAAAGCAAAGTTTGCAGCAGTCAGTCAGAGTAAACGACCCTCTCCTCGCTCACTGGCTGTTGGCAGTGAGAGCTGATCCCAGGGTTTCTATGAAGCGATGAACGTCGCTGAAGGAGTTGTAGAGCGGCACCGGAGCGACTCGCAGCACACTGGGCTCCCTCATGTCACActgaacaacacaaacaaagttcATCAGCAGATAAATCTatcatgttttatgttgtatgcCCATCGATATATAATACatccaaaaatgtgtttgcagtTCAAATGATGtgtatttcaaacattttctttattatacgTATAGATAAAATGAGTGCTTTCTTGTGCGTTCTctattttttagttttcaagCCTACACATGTCACTCTACTATGCAGATCAGGGTCTTTTTGTGATAGGAAACTGGTCTTTTTGATTCATATGGACATAAAATAGCACGTCCCATCCTTTATCTTACTATGTATATTAGGACCGTTATGCACCAAATATGTACGTAAAAACCTACTTGGAAGTTTCTTAagatcagtgttttgttttgtttttgtagttgctGTATCACATGAATAAAACGGTATGATTTAATATACTGTAGAGGTCACGTAGCACTGCTTCTCATCTCAGATTGGGTTTTCCTTCCTGTTGGTGCTCTTCCATCACAATAACTCTCCTCGACTAAAAGCTGTTTGATACTCACAGCGACGCCcctcttctccagctcctgGAAGATCTTTTTGATGGGGATGGAGAAGCGGAGTGAGAGCTGACAGCCTCTCTGCTGGGGGTCCGAGGGCGTGATGATGTGGACGTGAGGTTTGTGAGGCTGAGTTGGGTCCTCGGCGTAGTAATGCTGGATCAGATACTCCAGGTAGCCCGTCAACAGGACGGACTTCCTGCGCAACGCCTGCATGCTGGTCATCTTAAACACCTGGAAAAGTATTGAAAATCACTACTCACGTTGTTGACGTGACGGAAATAATTGGGGGATTTTTTACACAAACTTAAAGTTTTTCTTAGTGGGTCGAATGAAAATTAGTAAaccatataaaacacatttaataatcCTAAATGAAATGCATCGTTAGAAAGCTGAAAACGGCTCATCTTCTTGaaaagatgacattttggagattttcacaagatttaaaaagaaattatgGAGCAAATTTCTAAATCTGCTCCATAATCTGCTATGAAACCATTCAATCTGGGCATAAATGAACGCACTGCAGTACCTCCAGACTGGCCTGCAGCGGGCAGACCAGCAGGATGGGCTGGTTTGACAGTCTGAAGCCGTTCACTCCAGGCTGCAGCTCCAACACTGAGATCAAACAcacccaaaaaaacacagtcgCAGTTTGTATTTAAGGCATTTAAGAACAGACAAATGTTGAGATGCATGTATCTGTATTTGCAATGCAAAGTATATGAATTATAGATGTAATGCTCATTAGAAAATTACAACTTTGAAATCTCATCAGCGGCTTCAGAAAGGTGAAGCTTATTGTCGTATACAATCATGACAGGTTAAGTGGGAATTGGTAAAAACTAATATTTTCTTTACCGTTATTCATCTGGAACCGAGTTTTAAGGTCATGACCCCACCATCCCAACAACCTGCAGGAAACCGAAgatgtaaatgatttaaaaatcatatttgtatatttagAGACATTAACTGCTCGCTTCTTTTAGTGTTAGACAGTCCACAGAATGTGATCAAGCAGTTTTGGGAAAAGACATTTCTCAGCAAATCTTTCAGAGAATGTTGGTAAGAAAAGATTGACATCATTTTTGTTCGTTAGTGAGAGCACAAAATGatatttaacatatatttaaaatgataaatataagtatatacagaaaaaaacaataaatatataaaaatggaaagtaaaaagagaaataaataaaataataaattaccCAATGAAACatggaaatataaagagaaataaataattaataagtattttaattttattaattataaaattgttttttttttgcatatacgTTCCTAAATCTTTTTCTGTATATCttctaaaatgtattacattttttcaatttcatttatatttgctTCCATGCCCATTACTTCATTCTAttaattttttctttatatttccacatttatttaatcgTTCTTTTGcagattcattgttttttttctatgattcCATTTACATCAATTAGCCTAAGGTTATGCTTTAGCTGGTTCCtgaatattattgtattttttctaacCATTAAATAACCCTGACTGAGAGTAACAGTGTAAGTACTCACGCAGGTTTGatggtgtatttgtgtttctcgTGGATAAACGCCCCGGCTAGTCCTCCAGCACCTGAGTTTACATACTGTGAAAAGACAGTCAGTCGTCTCAGTGTGCAGTCCAAATGATTTTTGTTCTCATATTCAGTCTTGTGTGGAGAATTCCCTCAGTACACATTTGATAACGCAACACAGTCTCACTGCAAttcgtgaaatagtcacaaaattaaatctattggttttgtgttcgtttaggcaacaaaaccaggattggttaggttgaggcaacaaatcCACGACCGTGAATCCTAAACGTGGAGTcgaacaccggtctcctggttgacagTCTTGTTATTGGTTATTGGACCCACCACATCCCCTCCAATGCATCTCCACTGTGAATTAACATCCTAATTCTATTTCCATTGGCATTATTTCCGTGCTGTGCGACATGGAACAGACAATTCCTGTCCCTGGACACGAACCAACACATTGCATTTGGTGAGTATTTACTGAACTTCTGGGCTGCATAACCTACTGACCTTGTAGGAGCACCAGCAGGCGAAGTCGACTCCCCAGTCGTGCAGCTTCAGCTCGACGTTCCCGACAGCGTGGGCGCAATCAAAACCCACAAAACAGCCCTGACAGACAGAAAGGGATAGTCTAAGTCTGAATAGTTTTAAGGATCAAGACTTTCAATGTGAGAGGGGATGAGactaaaacatacattttagaaCAATTCATTTCTGAGCAATTTGAAACGTCTGATTTTTAAGCAAAGTAAAACAGTGTTTACATGCAAATgagcatgtaaaaaaacactagTCAaacaaaagtcctgcatttaaacttttcattcacaaaatgaTGAGCATGAAAGTAAACTAAGTGTTATTAATGCATCCATCTGTATCACTTTAAGTTGCAGCttgtaaaggtggagctaatttcaTCATATTCTGATGGATACCTTAATATGtgattatatcatatcatatgtaTATTTTCTATTCATAATCTGATctaatctgcaaagtaactaaatgCCTAGCTaaatctgtcaaaataaataataaatacagccCTGTAATAAAACGAAGTAAAACTTCAATATATCCCTCTGAGACATAGTGCagtataaagtaaaataaaatagaaatactcgaGTAAATGTACATTCCACACCTGATGAACCTTTGCAGGGAAATTGTATTTCTTGAATGTATGTTTGAGCGAATGATTACTACGATATTTAAAgtatgaaataacaaaacactaTAATAATAGAATCTAGAATAGATGTGTCTGTTTGTTACCTTCCTCTGGCCGGCCTCAGTGATGGCGGCCATGTTGAAGAGCTGGCCGGTGTAGTACTGAACCCCGCTGAACATCACCACAGCAATGGAGTCGCCCTCCTTCTCGATCACCTCCAGGATGTCCTCCGTTCTCAGAGTCTCTTCTCCCTGATCAGACACATTATTtcactcttcctcctcagttattacatgaaaatataaaaaacattaaagcactTTGTTTTCCCAAAAAATCATGAAACAGTACCAGTCTGGGTTGAAGCATCAGCATGCTCTTCTGAGGGTCGAATCCTCGCAGCCGGATCTGAGACTCTACAGCATACTGAGAGCGCAGagaagaaacattaacattcagtTTTCTACTTGACACAAGAGGTGATATCTTATAATATATCCTTCATATGAGCATCACAATAAACcatttatcttcttttattcttatggtttgcagaaaatgcattccaaagtaaataaatgtgatctGGGGTAAATTCTGGATTTGCTTAGACCATATATCCTCTACTTTTGATATCTTACATCCTTGTTCTATATTCGCATTGAAGAAGCCTTCCTCTGCGTTTTCGTCTCTTTCTCAGATGTTACATTTGCACTAGCGTTTAAACATccaattcatgtttttctttgagcCGCTGGGGTCAGAAGTGCAGCAGTAGTACAACCATGTAAAGACATTTATCTACATTCCAGCAGCAAAGGAAGGATTTTCAATAAAACTGGTGTTTTAGTGTCGACGTGTGGGACCTTGACCCGTGCAGAACCTCTGCATGTTTGCTCACATGGTCTGACGGAAAGGCCTTGTCCTCCAGAAGGATTTTGTGCCGAGCTGCTGTGGGTTTGTAGAAGGAAAGCTGCAGAATAATGACATGAAAGGACAGTTAGTACTGAACTTCATTAAATGTCCACAGTGGATTCAAATTAATTCATACGACACATTTGCATGGcaatgtttcaaaatgttgttctcccttttttaatttgtaattttcaATCATCACTTTTGGAGATAAAAACAGTTTTGGTGAATGTAAAACGTTACCAGTAGAAGGTGTAAATTAACTGTCAGGCCGTTCATCAGCGCCACCTCCTCGGTTTTAGCTCCTGTAagaaacatttcatgttttttttcattatatgatcatttttgttaaaaatgtccaTCTCCTCAGGTATTTctgaaaaagttttattttcaatgtcatGTTATCCTGTATGTCAGAAGATGACACATTTTTCACCACTACAACAGTATTATGGGTGTTTATGTCCATGTTGGCTGTACTGATCTATAAACTGTTTGTGCAAGACACAGTACAgaatatggtaaatggtaaatggactgtacttgtatagcgcttttctagtcttccgaccactcaaagcgcttttacattactaatcattcaccctttcatacccattcatacactgatgacaggggctaccatgcaaggtgccacctgcccatcagggtctctctaatcattcacacccattcatacaccgatggcacagccttcgggagcaactcagggttaagtgtcttgcccaaggacacatcgacatggactgccggagccagggatcgaaccgccgatcctctgattggaggacgaccctgctctccactgagccacagccgcccaataTAGATAACCAGTTTACCCTGCACAAAACTTTTACACATtcaacatttgtattttcttgttttggatTATGGAACCATAGGAGTGCCATAAAAGAGAATAAATCCGGAAAATACATGTggaaaaatagagagaaattATTAAAAGGGGAAAAGGGaatgcatatacagtatatatgtttTATCAGTGAATTATTTGTGAGTCACGTGACGCACGTTCAACTGAATGTGGTGCATTTTTACAAACTCTTTCATTAATATTTGATAACTTTGTTAATTTTCTGCTccaacattttttacatgtagTTGCAGTTTAGAGTTTTATGTACTAAGTGACAAAATGGAATTCTGAatttcacagaaaatgtattaataatagatgatttaataaatatgtattcGACCTGAATGCTTTTCTCCTTTTGGAATTACTCAAATCTGCATGTCTCTTATATTTGTGAACACTTCAATCAAGCATCATATTCAATAACAGCCTCATATGGAACTTGAGACAATAGTTACATTTAATGGGAGGCTTCCTGTTTGATGGAGTGAGAGAAGACTTCTGCTCCGGctacatattatttttattattgataatatcaTTTTGTAATTGTTGTTTTCCTGTAATCCTTTGAGGTAGAAAcatatgacttttctcagagattcggCCAGCGGTTTCCATGGGAACCGGGAAAAACGGCGAGAAATgtccccatagagatgaatacgttttgggcgtggagagagaaaacactcaactttgggcccagactgaatagtcatactttaacgtaaaaaaatgattcgaggtttaaaacgtgaacaaaactctggactatattgggccaaatgggcattttgatagctagcacagatttcatgacatcagagtttaagttttcaggaaaacttaaattaaagtttggtaattttctatatttttcttcctgtccGCAAATCTCATGTTTGAGTCCAAACAAATAATGACCTGATGATGAACAACGGAAGCCTGACATATATATTATTCCTCTATTCTGTACAGATCGGTAATTGGTCAAAAACTGAGACAAGAGAGTGTCACTGGGGGGAAACACATGGGTGTcgaccacagactgtatataagaactGGACTCAGacattgtgatgtcacccattggtttgtggcaTGCCGTTTTGAAGTCTTGAGATCGGCGAATTGGCCGTCGCAATCTTGGATAgcggtcgtcgccatcttggcttttagCAACCAGAGAATGAAAGTTTCCATATTTTGAATGCGGAGGATTGATGTACAGACACCGTATGCAGCTCTGGTAGTGGCAGCGAACCATCAATCACAGTATGCCCTAAAGCATAttttgctttatggtctattttactctaaaaggCACCATAATCTACCAAAtgaaagacttgaaactaggggttgagaccataaactcaagtttacaatgtttactgaggtaatatatcaagttagaagtagggtaattttctcatagacttctatacaatcagacttctttttgcaaccagaggagtcgccccctgcttgtcagtagagagaatgcagattTTAAGAAAGTTCTGCATCACATCAGAACCGTAGGTTGCCACCTAGTGTGCGGACACCAAcccagagcagcagaggggtCTACATCACTGGTGAATACAGGTTAAAACGCTTCAAACTCTTTTTTCCACTTCTAACCTTCATAACTTCCTTTATTCTAGAGCCAGTACCTCTTAGTAGCATATCAAAGAagagtttttcttatttttaatttatgccGTACCTCTTATGGCACCAACACCATGGATCAAAGCATTAGTTCTGTGATATATGATTCGATTTGAACTTAATTGAACCAGGGCTCTAGACTGCAGTTACTCTGAGAGGAAAGACCATTCATCTTTAGACTACTGCTGGACTTCAACAGCCACTTTTAAACCAAGCTCTTAAAGGAAGATCACACATTGTCCTATTCTCATAAGTCTTTATTATGGGAAAGAACCAACTgtcacaatcacaaacacaaaaatcttTGACACCAAAGTTACTTAACACTTCGTCATCTTCACACTTTGAAGAATACACAATAGAAATCTATCATTCAGTAAGACACTCAACAGAACTCATGAGTTGTCcttaaacagtaaataaacacCAGCTGATCCGTTCCAAGGCCTCAGATGTTTAGAATGTATGTTAACAGCTGAAAGGGTTCTTGGAGCAGATGAAGCGGTAAGCAGAGCCACACTGGGTGTTACCCCAACCATCTgaaatttcatttaaaaaaagagaaaaataagtaaCACATTTTTGAGTAACAAATGATAAACCATAATGTTTATGGTACTATCACTCGTACTCCAGGCTCCTGAAGTACAAGTCAGTGACCCATATCaagataaaaatcaatataaatacAGTCCCTGAGACCAAGACAGAAATCCAGGTTCAAGTATTGAAAAGCTGAACTAGTAAAGCTAGGCAGCCAAAGCAAACAGGAGGACTTACAGGAGCTGCGTAGGTGGATGCAGGGgtagctgctggaggaggactgGGAGTACCAGTTGGTGTAATAGAAACCCTCACGGTCAATCCACATCCACCGGCcctgagagacaaagagcacGAGAGTAAGGAAGTGTTGTCTTAGTCTCTTCATTAGCTCTTGTGTGATTCTGGACGCCCTTTGGACCAGGTCCTGGGCTTGATCTGGGCCGGCTACCGGTATTTCTTTATAAATTCAGACCTGCAGGCTGAAGCCTCCCATCCATGCGATGCTCTGACCAGCTGTCTGTGTCATCTGCTGGAGGAAGCTGTACTCTCTGGGGTTGGTGGCCGAGGCCAGGTGGCCACCCAGATTGTTGCAGTGCTCCTGTCGGTCAGAGGAAGAACATAAATAGTTAGGTAAATTAATTTCTTCATGTTGCATTCATCATTTGCGTTGACGGTAAGTTCTAAAGTAGCTAACTTATTGAGCTGCTCATAATAACAACACAGAAGTGTAAAGGTGGAAGTACCTCAGCGCTGTACCAGGTCATGGGAGTACTGACGAACAGGAAGCAGCGAGAGCCATGGCTGAACCAGCCGTTTGGACAGAAGTTATAACGagctacagacagacagacagagcagagagaatgTTGCCTTCAACAGAGCATTTTGACTAAAACACACTGATAATAGGTCCTTTCTAATCTCCCTTCTTACAGCCTCctacagcagaaacagctgctcTAATGACACCAACATCTGTCTGTATGTATCCGACATATTTTGGAGAATAGTTCTCAGAGGAGTAAATCTAGACAGGTTATAGTAAATAGCCTAAGAGCTGCAAAAATACTGCTACGTCATCTAAGCACGTCATGCTTATATTTTCTCCAtgacatttgtgatatttggaAACAGGAGTTTGACTTTTATTCTACTGTCTCTCTCATTGTTATTGCCATGAGGACCTCACTAATGAAGACACATAaaggaaatattaaaacagTGATGTGGCACTTACATTCAggtgctgctgcctcctcagGTGCTGcacaaacagcaacaaacagTCAACACAATGGTTAGTATATGTATCcatgttatataatgtatatactgtatatatgtatatattgcaGTACCAAAATGTGTCAATATGTGTGTGCTAAGTCTTATCATTGTGCGCATaacaattgtttaaaaatgtcttt
This window encodes:
- the LOC129111924 gene encoding ladderlectin-like; amino-acid sequence: MKTLLVLSVLLCASFAAPAEDKVKAPEAAVEALKEQIVAVHELEEKMKKDEEVSVPEDSVAVPRNAPEEAAAPESRYNFCPNGWFSHGSRCFLFVSTPMTWYSAEEHCNNLGGHLASATNPREYSFLQQMTQTAGQSIAWMGGFSLQGRWMWIDREGFYYTNWYSQSSSSSYPCIHLRSSYGWGNTQCGSAYRFICSKNPFSC
- the LOC129112008 gene encoding kynureninase-like, coding for MFLTGAKTEEVALMNGLTVNLHLLLLSFYKPTAARHKILLEDKAFPSDHYAVESQIRLRGFDPQKSMLMLQPRLGEETLRTEDILEVIEKEGDSIAVVMFSGVQYYTGQLFNMAAITEAGQRKGCFVGFDCAHAVGNVELKLHDWGVDFACWCSYKYVNSGAGGLAGAFIHEKHKYTIKPALLGWWGHDLKTRFQMNNVLELQPGVNGFRLSNQPILLVCPLQASLEVFKMTSMQALRRKSVLLTGYLEYLIQHYYAEDPTQPHKPHVHIITPSDPQQRGCQLSLRFSIPIKKIFQELEKRGVACDMREPSVLRVAPVPLYNSFSDVHRFIETLGSALTANSQ